In the Hordeum vulgare subsp. vulgare chromosome 7H, MorexV3_pseudomolecules_assembly, whole genome shotgun sequence genome, one interval contains:
- the LOC123409456 gene encoding ethylene-responsive transcription factor ERF010-like: MQCPPRALSPKPSPPRLAALPRLATCPSPLFSPRRHRLTMPSSHRRSSSYRGVRARPFDTFYIEIRSDDMRLGLGTFDIVDEAACAYDTAAWRLNRPRREMNFPKVMTLESAQNVAARPRVVTEEDRRRNQRRERRLSIAEMDELVMAEWRRQSPHDVFDEREFFVQRRVERAERRMEQGAYREDRRTRKQAALFQMELKGSSTWSSDHERWADAYITMEGSYTGASESDDDDEEQSSTYLVGFR; this comes from the exons ATGCAGTGCCCGCCACGCGCCCTTTCACCGAAACCGTCCCCGCCTCGCCTCGCCGCCCTCCCTCGCCTCGCCACGTGCCCCTCGCCACTTTTCTCGCCTCGCCGCCATCGCCTCACCATGCCGTCGAGCCATCGGAGAAGTTCGAGCTACCGCGGCGTCCGTGCGCGCCCCTTCGACACCTTCTACATCGAGATCCGATCCGACGACATGCGCCTTGGCCTCGGCACGTTCGACATTGTCGACGAGGCCGCCTGTGCGTATGACACGGCGGCTTGGCGCCTCAACAGGCCTCGTAGAGAGATGAATTTCCCCAAGGTGATGACGCTGGAGTCGGCGCAGAACGTCGCGGCTCGTCCACGGGTTGTCACCGAAGAGGACCGTCGCCGGAACCAGAGGCGGGAGCGCCGCCTCAGCATTGCTGAGATGGACGAGCTtgtcatggcggagtggcgccgacAGTCCCCACATGACGTCTTTGACGAGCGCGAATTCTTCGTGCAAAGGAGGGTGGAAAGGGCGGAAAGGAGGATGGAGCAAGGCGCCTATCGTGAAGATAGGCGTACGCGGAAGCAAGCCGCACTCTTCCAGATGGAGCTGAAGGGATCGTCGACGTGGTCCTCCGACCATGAACGCTGGGCTGACGCCTACATCACGATGGAGGGATCGTACACCGGCGCATCGGAgtccgacgatgacgatgaagagcaGTCTTCTACCTATCTAGTC GGCTTTCGCTAA